A DNA window from Hordeum vulgare subsp. vulgare chromosome 1H, MorexV3_pseudomolecules_assembly, whole genome shotgun sequence contains the following coding sequences:
- the LOC123406595 gene encoding probable arabinosyltransferase ARAD1, whose product MEYWMMASLQQQGGAAAAEAVRVRDPAAAEAFFVPFFSSLSFNVHGRNMTDPDTEADRLLQVELMDILGKSEYWQRSAGRDHVIPMHHPNAFRFMRDMVNASVLIVSDFGRYTKELASLRKDVVAPYVHVVDSFLDDNASDPFEADPTLLFFRGRPVRKAEGKIRGKLAKILKDRDGVRFEDSLAIGDGIKISTDGMRSSKFCLHPAGDTPSSCRLFDAIVSHCIPVIISSRIELPFEDEIDYSEFSPFFSVEEALEPDYLLNQLRQMPKEKWVEMWSKLKNVSSHYEFQYPPRKDDAVNMIWRHVRHKIPAVNLAIHMSRRLEVPDWW is encoded by the exons ATGGAGTACTGGATGATGGCGTCCCTGCAGCAGCagggaggagcggcggcggcggaggccgtCCGGGTGCGGGATCCCGCCGCCGCCGAGGCCTTCTTCGTGCCCTTTTTCTCCTCGCTCAGCTTCAACGTGCACGGCCGCAACATGACCGATCCCGACACCGAGGCCGACCGCCTCCTTCAG GTGGAACTTATGGACATTTTAGGGAAGTCTGAATATTGGCAACGATCTGCGGGACGTGACCATGTGATTCCGATGCATCACCCAAATGCTTTTAGATTTATGCGAGATATGGTGAATGCATCTGTTCTTATAGTTTCAGACTTTGGGAGATACACAAAGGAACTggcttccttgaggaaagatgttgtagcaccatatgtgcatgttgtAGATTCCTTCCTTGATGACAATGCATCTGATCCATTTGAGGCTGACCCTACACTGCTTTTCTTCCGGGGGCGTCCAgttaggaaagct GAAGGGAAAATCCGTGGAAAACTCGCAAAGATATTAAAGGACAGAGATGGTGTGCGCTTTGAGGATAGTCTTGCCATAGGCGACGGCATTAAAATC TCTACAGATGGTATGCGGTCATCAAAGTTTTGTCTCCATCCCGCCGGGGACACTCCTTCGTCATGCCGGCTGTTTGATGCCATTGTCAGTCATTGTATTCCTGTGATTATCAGCAGCCGGATCGAGCTCCCTTTTGAGGATGAGATTGATTACAGCGAGTTCTCACCTTTCTTCTCGGTTGAAGAGGCTCTAGAACCTGATTACTTGCTCAACCAGCTCAGACAGATGCCCAAAGAGAAGTGGGTTGAGATGTGGTCAAAGCTGAAAAACGTCTCTAGCCACTACGAGTTCCAGTATCCCCCCAGGAAGGATGATGCCGTGAACATGATATGGCGGCACGTGAGGCACAAAATCCCGGCAGTTAATCTTGCGATTCACATGAGTAGGAGACTAGAAGTTCCAGACTGGTGGTGA